Below is a window of Ciceribacter thiooxidans DNA.
ATTCGAGATTTTGAAGCGGTTGCGCCACAGTCGCAACGCGGTCCCCGTCCTGGTGCTGACCGCCCGTTCCGAGATCGACGACCGGGTGAGTGCGTTGGACCTCGGCGCCGACGACTATCTCGTCAAGCCCTTCGATTTCCGCGAGCTCGAGGCCCGCGCCCGCGTGCTGATGCGTCGGCGTAGCGGCGGCGAGGCGACCAACATCATCGCCTGCGGCGACATCGTGCTCGACCGCGCCAACAGGAGCGTGCGCGTCGGCAAGCGGGAAGTGCAGCTGAAGCGTCGGGAAATGACGCTGCTGGAGATCCTGGCGACGCGCCCCGGCCGGGTGTTCAGCAAGGACCAGCTTCTCGACCAGCTCTTCGGT
It encodes the following:
- a CDS encoding response regulator transcription factor, coding for MRILLVEDTHDVGEAIIRRFETIGHTVDWETDGRAASDILDFTEYDLVILDVMLPGLDGFEILKRLRHSRNAVPVLVLTARSEIDDRVSALDLGADDYLVKPFDFRELEARARVLMRRRSGGEATNIIACGDIVLDRANRSVRVGKREVQLKRREMTLLEILATRPGRVFSKDQLLDQLFGFEEPAGPNAIELYVGRLRKKLEGAQARIVTVRGLGYQLVADVQA